In a single window of the Zea mays cultivar B73 chromosome 5, Zm-B73-REFERENCE-NAM-5.0, whole genome shotgun sequence genome:
- the LOC100193154 gene encoding uncharacterized protein isoform X7: MPASSSPAMASQHAPPRRELDLDAFLPSSPTSSGASDADPADDDHRRAVDDLLRLLSSSDSDSDSEESSRIPSTSIQTLSRVQAPAPVAEPSPSPSPSASPSPRRSASALPSETLSSLVARTFSSNGASSSSKPLPSLFRGVRPSPKPGAALAAAAAASRAVLTPHAAAIKSRRSVSAPVEKVLEEEGSGSEGSKEFLPTGSLEAEVEEKGDSEAVADATKQTAGGNVGAELGEDKQAEVGGEENAEAIKLVEASPLDALAAEDSSGHEQGNDANLAETDQVGNQIEAVYEENEDDQTGGDNHVQSGQGMDLIAIALEESSDDEHEFERSDSILQEQVESGSLIDKVIEDRVEQLEASRKAENTEKKLKVSMKPLEWAEELEKRQASSGQHWEEGAAAQPMQLEGIGKGPPAIGYMQIEMDNPVTRVMSSPSFRSDHGSPQVLAVHRSYIAMGTSKGAVIVIPSKYSIHQADDTDAKMLFFWNQGEKTQSPVTAMCFNQQGDLLLVGYGDGHMTIWDVQKSAAAKVIYGEHTAPVVHACFIRQSKAITGDSKGVVLLHTFSIIPVINRLTVKGTQRLFDGNTGIVLSACPLVMDESFGFSNSSAQGNQTTSSSGGLGSMMGGVVGGVVGVDSGWKFFNEGSSPMEDGVVVMFIMHQHALVVRLRTNIDHVDHIETFSRPDGAREGSIAYAAWKYTSYLNESSSVDEERVSWLALAWDRQVQVAKFVKSKIFKHKEWKLDSSAVGVAWLDDQMLVVLNLRGQLCLFSKDGSELRRTTFVPDGLLFDDTILHHAHFFNRFGNPERHFNSSVAVRGATVYILGPSFLTVSRLLPWKERIEALKRAGDWMGALDMAMRLYDGQTQGVVDLPRTVDSIRDAIMPYLVELLLSYISYVFEYISIALPNHTGKGGESGVLIEADRSLLTQRDEQYARVGGVAVEYCVHIGRNDILFDTVFSKFAAAESGGMFLEVLEPYILKDMLGSLPPEIMQALVEHYSGKGWLQRVEQCILHMDISSLDFNQVVRLCREHGLYGALIYLFNQGLNDFRTPLEELLSVVQNTNSKDDASSGYRMLVYLKYCFQGLAFPPGHGIIPQSRLHSVREELLQFLLEESKPLTSEVFKGFNASCGKCLNICYLLWLDTEATLEVIKCAFVQDNFESRDELPSTVNTSASDNEDGIDAGRPEGQNAMVQNVVDAIIDIVGLENDVIRSVMGRTESELWPSEKDFGYLMEFVSFFVSHKRANASKRVVMHILTYLISSYDDTRTRIQKEKEVLQLFNAVPRNDWNSDFVLNLCSDAHFYQACGLIFTARNQNLAALDSYMKDKEEPFHAFIFIDKKLLELVDDEALSFHTTVISRFPELVKLSRECAFVLAIDHFCDKIQQILAELRSDRHSLFLFLKTAIEVHLSGKLDFSKLELRNKQTVELQYSSTEVEAYQQRLSNLSKLCHNPVYIDDELVELYLELLCQYERRSVLKFLETFDSYRLERCLHLCLDYGVTDAAAFLQERVGDVGSALDLILAGLDEKISLFISSVESTFSGVASKSIAEIKQPDIVLEMSSSSA; the protein is encoded by the exons ATGCCGGCGTCGTCGTCGCCGGCGATGGCGTCGCAGCATGCGCCGCCGAGGCGGGAGCTCGACCTCGACGCTTTCCTCCCGTCCTCTCCGACATCCTCCGGGGCCTCGGACGCCGACCCGGCCGACGATGACCACCGCCGCGCCGTCGACGACCTGCTCCGCCTCCTCTCCTCCTCAGACTCGGACTCCGATTCCGAGGAGTCTAGCCGCATCCCAAGCACCAGCATCCAGACGCTATCCCGAGTCCAAGCCCCGGCGCCTGtcgctgagccctcgccgtcgccTTCCCCATccgcgtccccgtccccgaggagATCCGCATCGGCCTTGCCGTCGGAGACCCTCTCCTCCCTCGTCGCGAGAACCTTCTCGAGCAACGGCGCTTCCTCGTCGTCGAAGCCCCTCCCCTCGCTCTTCCGGGGCGTCCGCCCCAGCCCCAAACCCGGCGCCGCGCTTGCCGCTGCTGCCGCAGCGTCCCGCGCGGTCCTCACCCCACACGCCGCTGCCATCAAGTCGCGCCGATCAGTATCGGCGCCCGTGGAGAAAGTTCTGGAGGAAGAGGGGAGTGGCTCCGAAGGCTCCAAGGAGTTCCTTCCCACTGGGAGCTTGGAAGCAGAGGTAGAAGAGAAGGGTGATTCGGAAGCGGTTGCTGATGCGACCAAGCAAACTGCAGGTGGGAATGTGGGTGCGGAACTGGGAGAGGATAAACAGGCAGAAGTGGGAGGTGAAGAGAATGCTGAGGCTATAAAGCTGGTGGAGGCAAGTCCTCTGGATGCTCTAGCTGCGGAGGATTCCAGTGGGCATGAGCAAGGTAATGATGCCAATTTGGCGGAAACTGACCAAGTTGGGAATCAGATTGAGGCTGTCTATGAGGAAAATGAGGATGACCAAACTGGAGGTGATAATCATGTTCAATCAGGTCAGGGTATGGATCTTATTGCGATTGCTTTAGAGGAAAGTTCTGATGATGAACATGAATTTGAAAGATCTGACAGTATCTTGCAAGAACAAGTGGAATCTGGGAGCTTAATTGATAAAGTGATTGAAGATAGGGTAGAGCAGCTGGAGGCCAGCAGGAAGGCTGAGAACACAGAGAAGAAGCTGAAGGTGTCAATGAAACCGTTGGAGTGGGCAGAGGAGCTTGAGAAGAGGCAGGCCTCGTCTGGTCAACATTGGGAGGAAGGAGCAGCTGCGCAGCCCATGCAACTAGAGGGAATCGGAAAGGGCCCACCAGCTATCGGTTACATGCAAATTGAGATGGACAATCCAGTAACCCGTGTCATGTCCTCACCGTCATTTAGGTCAGACCATGGCTCTCCCCAGGTGCTGGCTGTTCATAGGAGCTATATAGCAATGGGCACATCTAAAGGTGCTGTCATCGTCATTCCAAGCAAATACTCCATTCATCAAGCTGATGATACAGATGCAAAG ATGCTGTTCTTTTGGAACCAAGGCGAGAAGACTCAATCACCAGTGACTGCCATGTGCTTTAACCAGCAAGGGGACCTTCTGCTAGTAGGATATGGTGATGGTCATATGACAATTTGGGATGTACAGAAATCTGCAGCAGCAAAAGTTATATATGGCGAGCATACAGCACCAGTAGTGCATGCTTGTTTTATCCGCCAATCTAAAGCCATCACTGGGGATTCAAAAGGGGTAGTTCTATTGCACACATTTTCCATTATCCCCGTAATTAATCGTTTAACTGTCAAGGGAACTCAG CGTCTTTTTGATGGGAATACTGGAATTGTGCTCTCAGCCTGTCCTCTTGTAATGGATGAATCTTTTGGTTTTAGTAATTCATCTGCCCAGGGAAATCAGACAACTTCCTCCAGTGGTGGTCTTGGCAGCATGATGGGTGGTGTTGTTGGAGGCGTGGTTGGAGTAGATTCTGGATGGAAGTTTTTCAACGAAGGCTCTTCTCCAATGGAGGATGGTGTTGTAGTCATGTTTATTATGCATCAACATGCTCTTGTG GTTAGACTCCGTACCAATATTGACCATGTTGACCATATTGAGACCTTCTCTAGACCAGATGGAGCACGTGAGGGCTCCATCGCGTATGCTGCGTGGAAATATACATCATATTTGAATGAATCGTCATCAGTAG ATGAAGAACGAGTGTCATGGCTAGCACTTGCATGGGACCGTCAAGTGCAAGTTGCAAAGTTTGTTAAATCAAAGATATTTAAACACAAAGAGTGGAAGCTTGATAGTTCAGCTGTTGGTGTTGCCTGGTTAGACGACCAG aTGTTAGTTGTCCTTAATTTGAGAGGGCAACTCTGTTTATTCTCTAAAGATGGCAGTGAGCTTCGCAGAACTACCTTTGTTCCTGATGGCCTTCTTTTTGATGACACCATATTGCACCATGCACATTTTTTTAACAGGTTTGGTAACCCAGAGAGGCATTTTAACAGTTCAGTAGCGGTAAGAGGTGCTACAGTGTATATTCTTGGGCCATCTTTTCTCACGGTTTCCCGACTTCTTCCATGGAAAGAGCGAATTGAAGCACTAAAGAGGGCTGGCGATTGGATGGGTGCACTAGACATGGCAATGAGGCTTTATGATGGTCAGACACAGGGTGTTGTTGATCTCCCAAGAACGGTTGATTCTATTAGAGATGCCATAATGCCTTACTTAGTAGAGTTGCTGCTATCATATATAAGTTATGTTTTTGAATATATTTCAATTGCGCTGCCAAATCATACTGGAAAAGGGGGAGAATCAGGTGTTCTAATAGAGGCAGATCGATCCCTGCTTACACAAAGAGATGAGCAGTACGCTCGTGTAGGAGGGGTTGCAGTTGAGTATTGTGTCCACATTGGACGGAATGATATCCTTTTCGATACAGTCTTCTCTAAGTTTGCTGCTGCAGAAAGTGGAG GTATGTTTCTGGAGGTGCTAGAGCCTTATATATTGAAGGATATGCTTGGTTCTCTGCCCCCTGAG ATTATGCAAGCACTAGTGGAGCATTATAGTGGCAAAGGGTGGTTGCAACGAGTTGAACAATGCATCCTTCACATGGATATTTCTTCATTGGACTTTAATCAG GTAGTCAGACTTTGTCGTGAACATGGGCTATATGGTGCACTAATTTATTTATTTAACCAAGGCCTGAATGATTTCCGTACACCACTAGAGGAACTTCTATCAGTCGTTCAGAACACCAACAGTAAAGATGATGCTTCTAGTGG ATACAGGATGCTTGTTTATCTGAAATATTGCTTTCAGGGTTTGGCATTTCCTCCAG GGCATGGAATAATTCCCCAATCCCGGCTTCATTCAGTGAGGGAAGAACTCCTTCAATTTCTGCTTGAAGAATCTAAGCCACTCACTTCTGAAGTATTTAAGGGTTTCAATGCTTCTTGTGGAAAGTGCCTAAACATATGCTATCTGCTATGGTTGGATACTGAAGCTACTTTGGAAGTCATCAAATGTGCTTTTGTACAGGATAACTTTGAGTCTAGAGATGAACTTCCGAGTACTGTCAATACATCTGCTTCAGATAATGAAGATGGTATTGATGCTGGAAGACCAGAGGGCCAAAATGCTATGGTACAAAATGTGGTTGATGCCATCATTGACATAGTTGGTTTGGAAAATGATGTGATTCGGTCTGTTATGGGTAGAACTGAATCAGAATTATGGCCTTCGGAGAAGGATTTTGGCTATTTAATGGAGTTTGTGTCCTTTTTTGTTTCTCACAAAAGGGCTAATGCATCTAAGAGGGTTGTTATGCACATTCTTACTTATCTCATTTCGTCATATGATGACACAAGAACAAGGATTCAGAAAGAAAAAGAAGTTCTTCAACTCTTCAATGCGGTTCCCCGAAACGATTGGAATTCGGATTTTGTCTTGAACCTTTGTTCAGATGCTCATTTTTATCAG GCCTGTGGTTTGATATTTACAGCCAGGAATCAGAATTTGGCTGCTTTAGATAGTTACATGAAGGATAAAGAGGAACCTTTCCATGCTTTTATCTTCATTGATAAGAAGTTACTAGAATTGGTTGACGATGAAGCTTTGTCGTTTCATACCACAGTAATATCTCGCTTTCCTGAGCTAGTCAAGCTAAGCAG GGAATGTGCATTTGTCTTGGCGATTGATCATTTCTGTGATAAGATACAGCAAATATTAGCAGAGCTTCGTTCTGACCGACACAGCCTCTTTCTTTTCTTGAAAACTGCTATTGAAGTACACTTGTCTGGAAAACTTGACTTCAGTAAGCTTGAATTAAGAAACAAACAAACTGTTGAACTCCAGTACTCTTCTACTGAAGTTGAAGCTTATCAGCAGAGGCTATCAAATCTCTCCAAGTTATGCCACAATCCTGTTTACATCGACGACGAGTTAGTTGAGCTTTATCTGGAG CTTTTATGTCAGTATGAGCGAAGGTCAGTTCTGAAGTTTCTGGAGACTTTTGACAGTTACAGATTGGAACGGTGCTTGCATCTTTGCCTAGATTATGGAGTTACAGATGCTGCTGCTTTCTTGCAAGAGAGGGTTGGTGATGTTGGGAGTGCCCTTGACCTTATTCTGGCTGGACTTGATGAGAAAATTAGCTTATTTATCTCTTCTGTGGAAAGTACTTTCTCTGGCGTCGCATCAAAAAGTATCGCTGAAATTAAGCAACCAGACATCGTTCTAGAAatga GCTCATCCAGTGCTTGA
- the LOC100193154 gene encoding uncharacterized protein isoform X4 has protein sequence MPASSSPAMASQHAPPRRELDLDAFLPSSPTSSGASDADPADDDHRRAVDDLLRLLSSSDSDSDSEESSRIPSTSIQTLSRVQAPAPVAEPSPSPSPSASPSPRRSASALPSETLSSLVARTFSSNGASSSSKPLPSLFRGVRPSPKPGAALAAAAAASRAVLTPHAAAIKSRRSVSAPVEKVLEEEGSGSEGSKEFLPTGSLEAEVEEKGDSEAVADATKQTAGGNVGAELGEDKQAEVGGEENAEAIKLVEASPLDALAAEDSSGHEQGNDANLAETDQVGNQIEAVYEENEDDQTGGDNHVQSGQGMDLIAIALEESSDDEHEFERSDSILQEQVESGSLIDKVIEDRVEQLEASRKAENTEKKLKVSMKPLEWAEELEKRQASSGQHWEEGAAAQPMQLEGIGKGPPAIGYMQIEMDNPVTRVMSSPSFRSDHGSPQVLAVHRSYIAMGTSKGAVIVIPSKYSIHQADDTDAKMLFFWNQGEKTQSPVTAMCFNQQGDLLLVGYGDGHMTIWDVQKSAAAKVIYGEHTAPVVHACFIRQSKAITGDSKGVVLLHTFSIIPVINRLTVKGTQRLFDGNTGIVLSACPLVMDESFGFSNSSAQGNQTTSSSGGLGSMMGGVVGGVVGVDSGWKFFNEGSSPMEDGVVVMFIMHQHALVVRLRTNIDHVDHIETFSRPDGAREGSIAYAAWKYTSYLNESSSVDEERVSWLALAWDRQVQVAKFVKSKIFKHKEWKLDSSAVGVAWLDDQMLVVLNLRGQLCLFSKDGSELRRTTFVPDGLLFDDTILHHAHFFNRFGNPERHFNSSVAVRGATVYILGPSFLTVSRLLPWKERIEALKRAGDWMGALDMAMRLYDGQTQGVVDLPRTVDSIRDAIMPYLVELLLSYISYVFEYISIALPNHTGKGGESGVLIEADRSLLTQRDEQYARVGGVAVEYCVHIGRNDILFDTVFSKFAAAESGGMFLEVLEPYILKDMLGSLPPEIMQALVEHYSGKGWLQRVEQCILHMDISSLDFNQVVRLCREHGLYGALIYLFNQGLNDFRTPLEELLSVVQNTNSKDDASSGYRMLVYLKYCFQGLAFPPGHGIIPQSRLHSVREELLQFLLEESKPLTSEVFKGFNASCGKCLNICYLLWLDTEATLEVIKCAFVQDNFESRDELPSTVNTSASDNEDGIDAGRPEGQNAMVQNVVDAIIDIVGLENDVIRSVMGRTESELWPSEKDFGYLMEFVSFFVSHKRANASKRVVMHILTYLISSYDDTRTRIQKEKEVLQLFNAVPRNDWNSDFVLNLCSDAHFYQACGLIFTARNQNLAALDSYMKDKEEPFHAFIFIDKKLLELVDDEALSFHTTVISRFPELVKLSRECAFVLAIDHFCDKIQQILAELRSDRHSLFLFLKTAIEVHLSGKLDFSKLELRNKQTVELQYSSTEVEAYQQRLSNLSKLCHNPVYIDDELVELYLELLCQYERRSVLKFLETFDSYRLERCLHLCLDYGVTDAAAFLQERVGDVGSALDLILAGLDEKISLFISSVESTFSGVASKSIAEIKQPDIVLEMSEAHPVLDALHASIGLCQRNSQRLDPEESQSLWFQLLDSKLFNSASRKTMRAYCCKPVIIWGKFFPNCSQFLSCS, from the exons ATGCCGGCGTCGTCGTCGCCGGCGATGGCGTCGCAGCATGCGCCGCCGAGGCGGGAGCTCGACCTCGACGCTTTCCTCCCGTCCTCTCCGACATCCTCCGGGGCCTCGGACGCCGACCCGGCCGACGATGACCACCGCCGCGCCGTCGACGACCTGCTCCGCCTCCTCTCCTCCTCAGACTCGGACTCCGATTCCGAGGAGTCTAGCCGCATCCCAAGCACCAGCATCCAGACGCTATCCCGAGTCCAAGCCCCGGCGCCTGtcgctgagccctcgccgtcgccTTCCCCATccgcgtccccgtccccgaggagATCCGCATCGGCCTTGCCGTCGGAGACCCTCTCCTCCCTCGTCGCGAGAACCTTCTCGAGCAACGGCGCTTCCTCGTCGTCGAAGCCCCTCCCCTCGCTCTTCCGGGGCGTCCGCCCCAGCCCCAAACCCGGCGCCGCGCTTGCCGCTGCTGCCGCAGCGTCCCGCGCGGTCCTCACCCCACACGCCGCTGCCATCAAGTCGCGCCGATCAGTATCGGCGCCCGTGGAGAAAGTTCTGGAGGAAGAGGGGAGTGGCTCCGAAGGCTCCAAGGAGTTCCTTCCCACTGGGAGCTTGGAAGCAGAGGTAGAAGAGAAGGGTGATTCGGAAGCGGTTGCTGATGCGACCAAGCAAACTGCAGGTGGGAATGTGGGTGCGGAACTGGGAGAGGATAAACAGGCAGAAGTGGGAGGTGAAGAGAATGCTGAGGCTATAAAGCTGGTGGAGGCAAGTCCTCTGGATGCTCTAGCTGCGGAGGATTCCAGTGGGCATGAGCAAGGTAATGATGCCAATTTGGCGGAAACTGACCAAGTTGGGAATCAGATTGAGGCTGTCTATGAGGAAAATGAGGATGACCAAACTGGAGGTGATAATCATGTTCAATCAGGTCAGGGTATGGATCTTATTGCGATTGCTTTAGAGGAAAGTTCTGATGATGAACATGAATTTGAAAGATCTGACAGTATCTTGCAAGAACAAGTGGAATCTGGGAGCTTAATTGATAAAGTGATTGAAGATAGGGTAGAGCAGCTGGAGGCCAGCAGGAAGGCTGAGAACACAGAGAAGAAGCTGAAGGTGTCAATGAAACCGTTGGAGTGGGCAGAGGAGCTTGAGAAGAGGCAGGCCTCGTCTGGTCAACATTGGGAGGAAGGAGCAGCTGCGCAGCCCATGCAACTAGAGGGAATCGGAAAGGGCCCACCAGCTATCGGTTACATGCAAATTGAGATGGACAATCCAGTAACCCGTGTCATGTCCTCACCGTCATTTAGGTCAGACCATGGCTCTCCCCAGGTGCTGGCTGTTCATAGGAGCTATATAGCAATGGGCACATCTAAAGGTGCTGTCATCGTCATTCCAAGCAAATACTCCATTCATCAAGCTGATGATACAGATGCAAAG ATGCTGTTCTTTTGGAACCAAGGCGAGAAGACTCAATCACCAGTGACTGCCATGTGCTTTAACCAGCAAGGGGACCTTCTGCTAGTAGGATATGGTGATGGTCATATGACAATTTGGGATGTACAGAAATCTGCAGCAGCAAAAGTTATATATGGCGAGCATACAGCACCAGTAGTGCATGCTTGTTTTATCCGCCAATCTAAAGCCATCACTGGGGATTCAAAAGGGGTAGTTCTATTGCACACATTTTCCATTATCCCCGTAATTAATCGTTTAACTGTCAAGGGAACTCAG CGTCTTTTTGATGGGAATACTGGAATTGTGCTCTCAGCCTGTCCTCTTGTAATGGATGAATCTTTTGGTTTTAGTAATTCATCTGCCCAGGGAAATCAGACAACTTCCTCCAGTGGTGGTCTTGGCAGCATGATGGGTGGTGTTGTTGGAGGCGTGGTTGGAGTAGATTCTGGATGGAAGTTTTTCAACGAAGGCTCTTCTCCAATGGAGGATGGTGTTGTAGTCATGTTTATTATGCATCAACATGCTCTTGTG GTTAGACTCCGTACCAATATTGACCATGTTGACCATATTGAGACCTTCTCTAGACCAGATGGAGCACGTGAGGGCTCCATCGCGTATGCTGCGTGGAAATATACATCATATTTGAATGAATCGTCATCAGTAG ATGAAGAACGAGTGTCATGGCTAGCACTTGCATGGGACCGTCAAGTGCAAGTTGCAAAGTTTGTTAAATCAAAGATATTTAAACACAAAGAGTGGAAGCTTGATAGTTCAGCTGTTGGTGTTGCCTGGTTAGACGACCAG aTGTTAGTTGTCCTTAATTTGAGAGGGCAACTCTGTTTATTCTCTAAAGATGGCAGTGAGCTTCGCAGAACTACCTTTGTTCCTGATGGCCTTCTTTTTGATGACACCATATTGCACCATGCACATTTTTTTAACAGGTTTGGTAACCCAGAGAGGCATTTTAACAGTTCAGTAGCGGTAAGAGGTGCTACAGTGTATATTCTTGGGCCATCTTTTCTCACGGTTTCCCGACTTCTTCCATGGAAAGAGCGAATTGAAGCACTAAAGAGGGCTGGCGATTGGATGGGTGCACTAGACATGGCAATGAGGCTTTATGATGGTCAGACACAGGGTGTTGTTGATCTCCCAAGAACGGTTGATTCTATTAGAGATGCCATAATGCCTTACTTAGTAGAGTTGCTGCTATCATATATAAGTTATGTTTTTGAATATATTTCAATTGCGCTGCCAAATCATACTGGAAAAGGGGGAGAATCAGGTGTTCTAATAGAGGCAGATCGATCCCTGCTTACACAAAGAGATGAGCAGTACGCTCGTGTAGGAGGGGTTGCAGTTGAGTATTGTGTCCACATTGGACGGAATGATATCCTTTTCGATACAGTCTTCTCTAAGTTTGCTGCTGCAGAAAGTGGAG GTATGTTTCTGGAGGTGCTAGAGCCTTATATATTGAAGGATATGCTTGGTTCTCTGCCCCCTGAG ATTATGCAAGCACTAGTGGAGCATTATAGTGGCAAAGGGTGGTTGCAACGAGTTGAACAATGCATCCTTCACATGGATATTTCTTCATTGGACTTTAATCAG GTAGTCAGACTTTGTCGTGAACATGGGCTATATGGTGCACTAATTTATTTATTTAACCAAGGCCTGAATGATTTCCGTACACCACTAGAGGAACTTCTATCAGTCGTTCAGAACACCAACAGTAAAGATGATGCTTCTAGTGG ATACAGGATGCTTGTTTATCTGAAATATTGCTTTCAGGGTTTGGCATTTCCTCCAG GGCATGGAATAATTCCCCAATCCCGGCTTCATTCAGTGAGGGAAGAACTCCTTCAATTTCTGCTTGAAGAATCTAAGCCACTCACTTCTGAAGTATTTAAGGGTTTCAATGCTTCTTGTGGAAAGTGCCTAAACATATGCTATCTGCTATGGTTGGATACTGAAGCTACTTTGGAAGTCATCAAATGTGCTTTTGTACAGGATAACTTTGAGTCTAGAGATGAACTTCCGAGTACTGTCAATACATCTGCTTCAGATAATGAAGATGGTATTGATGCTGGAAGACCAGAGGGCCAAAATGCTATGGTACAAAATGTGGTTGATGCCATCATTGACATAGTTGGTTTGGAAAATGATGTGATTCGGTCTGTTATGGGTAGAACTGAATCAGAATTATGGCCTTCGGAGAAGGATTTTGGCTATTTAATGGAGTTTGTGTCCTTTTTTGTTTCTCACAAAAGGGCTAATGCATCTAAGAGGGTTGTTATGCACATTCTTACTTATCTCATTTCGTCATATGATGACACAAGAACAAGGATTCAGAAAGAAAAAGAAGTTCTTCAACTCTTCAATGCGGTTCCCCGAAACGATTGGAATTCGGATTTTGTCTTGAACCTTTGTTCAGATGCTCATTTTTATCAG GCCTGTGGTTTGATATTTACAGCCAGGAATCAGAATTTGGCTGCTTTAGATAGTTACATGAAGGATAAAGAGGAACCTTTCCATGCTTTTATCTTCATTGATAAGAAGTTACTAGAATTGGTTGACGATGAAGCTTTGTCGTTTCATACCACAGTAATATCTCGCTTTCCTGAGCTAGTCAAGCTAAGCAG GGAATGTGCATTTGTCTTGGCGATTGATCATTTCTGTGATAAGATACAGCAAATATTAGCAGAGCTTCGTTCTGACCGACACAGCCTCTTTCTTTTCTTGAAAACTGCTATTGAAGTACACTTGTCTGGAAAACTTGACTTCAGTAAGCTTGAATTAAGAAACAAACAAACTGTTGAACTCCAGTACTCTTCTACTGAAGTTGAAGCTTATCAGCAGAGGCTATCAAATCTCTCCAAGTTATGCCACAATCCTGTTTACATCGACGACGAGTTAGTTGAGCTTTATCTGGAG CTTTTATGTCAGTATGAGCGAAGGTCAGTTCTGAAGTTTCTGGAGACTTTTGACAGTTACAGATTGGAACGGTGCTTGCATCTTTGCCTAGATTATGGAGTTACAGATGCTGCTGCTTTCTTGCAAGAGAGGGTTGGTGATGTTGGGAGTGCCCTTGACCTTATTCTGGCTGGACTTGATGAGAAAATTAGCTTATTTATCTCTTCTGTGGAAAGTACTTTCTCTGGCGTCGCATCAAAAAGTATCGCTGAAATTAAGCAACCAGACATCGTTCTAGAAatgagtgag GCTCATCCAGTGCTTGATGCATTGCATGCCTCCATTGGATTGTGCCAAAGGAATTCACAGCGCTTGGACCCAGAGGAATCTCAGTCCCTTTGGTTCCAACTCCTTGACTC GAAATTATTCAATAGCGCATCTAGAAAGACAATGCGAGCCTATTGCTGTAAGCCTGTGATAATTTGGGGGAAGTTTTTTCCAAACTGTTCTCAAT